Proteins encoded within one genomic window of Sphaerotilus montanus:
- a CDS encoding branched-chain amino acid ABC transporter ATP-binding protein/permease codes for MAARTRWFLFFAALLALLPVLPVPEFWITQLNYIGLYATVSLGLVLLTGVAGLTSFGQAAFVGVGAYTAAFLSVNYAISPWLTVFIGLAITVVVALILAAVTLRMSGHYLPLATIAWALSLYYTMSNMDWLGKYDGILGVPAMTLFGMSLASGRSYFYVIWVVALLAAVGVVHLLDSRTGRAIRALKGGVTMAEAMGISTYRYKVLVFVLAAMLASISGWLFAHFQRTVNPSPFALGKGIEYLFMAVLGGVGNVWGAFTGAALVKIVEEQLQDWLPRLLGSSGNYETIVFGVVLVIVLKYAPEGLWPHLEKLFDRFLPSRQRVCDWADAAPLPERSKPAAGELLLDVDKVRKQFGGLVAVNDVSFQIRTGDIVGLIGPNGAGKSTTFNLVSGVLSKTSGQVRFRGEDVSALSSREIARRGMSRTFQHVKMLPDMTVLENVALGGYLRSTSGTAKAMLRLDRAEERQLFREAERQLVRIGMQDQMHELAGNLALGPARMMEIARALCTDPALLLLDEPAAGLRHKEKQALATVLRQLKGEGMSLLLVEHDMDFVMNLTDRIVVMEFGTKLIEGTPAEVQASPVVRAAYLGTEH; via the coding sequence GTGGCGGCACGCACTCGCTGGTTCCTGTTCTTCGCCGCGCTGCTGGCCCTGCTGCCAGTGCTGCCGGTGCCGGAGTTCTGGATCACCCAGCTCAACTACATCGGCCTCTACGCCACCGTCTCGCTCGGCCTGGTGCTGCTCACCGGGGTCGCCGGCCTGACCTCCTTCGGGCAGGCGGCGTTTGTCGGCGTCGGCGCCTACACGGCGGCCTTCCTGTCGGTGAACTACGCCATCTCGCCCTGGCTGACGGTGTTCATCGGCCTGGCGATCACGGTCGTCGTGGCGCTGATCCTGGCCGCCGTGACGCTGCGCATGTCGGGCCACTACCTGCCGCTGGCGACCATCGCCTGGGCGCTGTCGCTCTACTACACCATGTCCAACATGGACTGGCTGGGCAAGTACGACGGCATCCTGGGCGTGCCGGCGATGACGCTGTTCGGCATGAGCCTGGCGTCGGGGCGCAGCTACTTCTACGTGATCTGGGTCGTCGCGCTGCTGGCGGCGGTCGGCGTGGTCCACCTGCTGGACTCGCGCACCGGCCGCGCCATCCGCGCGCTCAAGGGCGGCGTGACGATGGCCGAGGCCATGGGCATCTCGACCTACCGCTACAAGGTGCTGGTGTTCGTGCTGGCCGCCATGCTCGCGTCCATCTCGGGCTGGCTGTTCGCGCACTTCCAGCGCACGGTGAACCCCTCGCCGTTTGCGCTCGGCAAGGGCATCGAGTACCTGTTCATGGCGGTGCTCGGCGGCGTGGGCAATGTCTGGGGCGCCTTCACGGGGGCCGCGCTGGTCAAGATCGTCGAGGAGCAGCTGCAGGACTGGCTGCCGCGCCTGCTCGGTTCCAGCGGCAACTACGAGACCATCGTGTTCGGCGTGGTGCTGGTCATCGTGCTGAAGTACGCGCCGGAAGGTCTCTGGCCGCACCTGGAGAAGCTGTTCGACCGCTTCCTGCCCTCGCGCCAGCGGGTGTGCGACTGGGCCGACGCCGCACCGCTGCCCGAGCGCAGCAAGCCGGCCGCGGGCGAGCTGCTGCTGGACGTGGACAAGGTGCGCAAGCAGTTCGGCGGGCTGGTTGCGGTGAACGACGTCAGCTTCCAGATCCGCACTGGCGACATCGTCGGCCTGATCGGCCCGAACGGTGCCGGCAAGTCGACCACCTTCAACCTCGTGTCGGGCGTGCTCTCCAAGACCTCCGGCCAGGTGCGCTTCCGCGGGGAGGACGTTTCGGCGCTGTCCTCGCGCGAGATCGCCCGCCGCGGCATGTCGCGCACCTTCCAGCACGTGAAGATGCTGCCGGACATGACGGTGCTGGAAAACGTCGCCCTCGGCGGCTACCTGCGCAGCACCTCCGGCACCGCCAAGGCGATGCTGCGTCTGGACCGTGCGGAGGAACGCCAGCTCTTCCGCGAGGCCGAACGCCAGCTCGTGCGCATCGGCATGCAGGACCAGATGCACGAACTCGCCGGCAACCTGGCGCTCGGCCCGGCGCGGATGATGGAAATCGCCCGTGCGCTGTGCACCGACCCGGCGCTGCTGCTGCTGGACGAGCCCGCCGCCGGTCTGCGCCACAAGGAAAAGCAGGCGCTGGCCACCGTGCTGCGCCAGCTCAAGGGCGAGGGCATGAGCCTGCTGCTGGTCGAACACGACATGGACTTCGTGATGAACCTGACCGACCGCATCGTGGTGATGGAGTTCGGCACCAAGCTGATCGAGGGCACCCCGGCCGAAGTGCAGGCCAGCCCGGTCGTGCGCGCCGCCTACCTCGGCACGGAGCACTGA
- a CDS encoding MarR family winged helix-turn-helix transcriptional regulator, which translates to MSSSSKKPQGPAQGVLDGVVGHHLACARVTTHVTFLKHFGQPYDLRPVEYSLLMLLAANAQLTPKQLAQSLALSAPNLTILLDRMQDRGMLQRVRSEVDRRSQHVMLTDAGRALTDEIATKTPAMEAELDSCLSRAERALLIELLDKIARHRPA; encoded by the coding sequence ATGAGCAGCAGTTCCAAGAAACCACAAGGCCCGGCACAGGGCGTGCTGGATGGTGTCGTCGGCCACCACCTCGCCTGCGCGCGCGTGACCACGCATGTCACCTTTCTCAAGCATTTCGGTCAGCCTTATGACCTGCGCCCGGTCGAGTATTCGCTGCTGATGCTGCTGGCCGCCAATGCGCAGCTCACGCCCAAGCAGCTCGCGCAGTCGCTGGCCCTGTCCGCGCCGAACCTCACCATCCTGCTCGACCGGATGCAGGACCGGGGCATGCTCCAGCGCGTGCGCAGCGAGGTCGACCGCCGCTCGCAGCACGTGATGCTGACCGACGCAGGCCGAGCGCTCACCGACGAGATCGCCACGAAGACGCCGGCGATGGAAGCCGAACTCGACAGCTGCCTCAGCCGCGCCGAACGCGCGCTGCTGATCGAACTGCTCGACAAGATCGCCAGGCACCGCCCCGCATGA
- a CDS encoding ABC transporter ATP-binding protein, translating to MTMTSTTKTATAPALLSVTGLHAGYGKAEVLSGLNLTLPAGSVVTVIGPNGAGKSTTLNALMGVLPSTGKVLFDGQDLANVTLEDRVMAGLALVPEKRELFSTMTVEDNLVLGGWRQMRSGNGQWRDQLDHVYTLFPRLKERRDQHAGTMSGGERQMLAVGRALMSQPKVLMLDEPSLGLAPLIVREIFRIITRLRETGVSILLIEQNARAALEVADYGYVLETGAIALEGPARELAGDARVIETYLGAQKK from the coding sequence ATGACGATGACTTCCACGACCAAGACCGCCACCGCCCCGGCCCTGCTCTCCGTCACCGGGCTGCACGCCGGCTACGGCAAGGCCGAGGTGCTCTCGGGCCTGAACCTGACGCTGCCCGCCGGCAGCGTCGTCACCGTGATCGGCCCGAACGGCGCCGGCAAGTCCACCACGCTGAACGCGCTGATGGGCGTGCTGCCGTCCACCGGCAAGGTGCTGTTCGACGGCCAGGACCTCGCCAACGTCACGCTGGAAGACCGCGTGATGGCGGGTCTGGCGCTGGTGCCCGAGAAGCGCGAGCTGTTCTCGACCATGACGGTCGAGGACAACCTCGTGCTCGGCGGCTGGCGCCAGATGCGCAGCGGCAACGGCCAGTGGCGCGACCAGCTCGACCACGTCTACACGCTGTTCCCGCGCCTCAAGGAGCGCCGTGACCAGCACGCCGGCACGATGTCCGGCGGCGAGCGGCAGATGCTGGCCGTCGGCCGCGCGCTGATGAGCCAGCCCAAGGTGCTGATGCTCGACGAGCCGAGCCTGGGCCTGGCGCCGCTGATCGTGCGCGAGATCTTCCGCATCATCACCCGGCTGCGTGAGACTGGCGTGAGCATCCTGCTGATCGAGCAGAACGCCCGCGCCGCGCTCGAAGTCGCCGATTACGGCTATGTGCTGGAGACCGGCGCGATCGCGCTGGAAGGCCCGGCGCGCGAGTTGGCCGGCGATGCCCGCGTGATCGAGACCTACCTCGGCGCGCAGAAGAAATAA
- a CDS encoding branched-chain amino acid ABC transporter permease, which produces MDFSIASILALDGMTNGAVYALLATATVLLFAVTRVIFIPQGEFVAYGALTLAVLQTGQVPGTVWLLLIMAAVAAVVEAVHGLRQRRPAGLVAKSAVLTLALPLVIATVAMVAAPLNLPLVVQALLTLAIVTPLGGLTYRLAYESLADATVLVLLIVSVGVHFALTGVGLLFFGAEGYRNPSFWDARFNAGPLMLTGQTVIIFLASAALIVLLWLFFERSLYGKALRATAVNRLGARLMGISTVQAGRLSFTMAAFIGALSGLLIGPTTTVFYDSGFLIGLKGFVAAVFGGLASYPMALVGALGVGLLESFGSFWASSFKEVIVFTSILPVLLWRSLRDPHTEED; this is translated from the coding sequence ATGGACTTCTCGATTGCAAGCATCCTGGCGCTCGACGGCATGACCAATGGCGCGGTCTACGCGCTGCTGGCCACGGCGACCGTGCTGCTGTTCGCCGTCACGCGGGTGATCTTCATCCCGCAGGGCGAATTTGTCGCCTATGGAGCGCTGACGCTGGCCGTGCTGCAGACCGGCCAGGTGCCGGGCACCGTCTGGCTGCTGCTGATCATGGCGGCAGTGGCCGCCGTGGTCGAAGCGGTCCACGGGCTGCGCCAGCGCCGCCCGGCCGGGCTGGTGGCCAAGAGCGCCGTGCTGACCCTGGCCCTGCCGCTGGTCATCGCCACGGTCGCCATGGTCGCCGCACCGCTGAACCTGCCGCTGGTCGTGCAGGCGCTGCTGACGCTGGCCATCGTCACGCCGCTGGGCGGGCTGACCTACCGGCTCGCCTACGAGTCGCTGGCGGACGCCACCGTGCTGGTGCTGCTGATCGTGTCGGTGGGGGTGCACTTCGCGCTCACCGGGGTGGGGCTGCTGTTCTTCGGCGCCGAGGGTTACCGCAACCCGAGCTTCTGGGACGCGCGCTTCAACGCCGGCCCGCTGATGCTGACGGGCCAGACGGTCATCATCTTCCTGGCCTCGGCCGCGCTGATCGTGCTGCTGTGGCTGTTCTTCGAGCGCTCGCTGTACGGCAAGGCCCTGCGCGCCACCGCCGTGAACCGCCTCGGCGCCCGCCTGATGGGCATCTCGACGGTGCAGGCCGGCCGCCTCAGCTTCACGATGGCCGCCTTCATCGGCGCGCTGTCGGGCCTGCTGATCGGGCCGACCACCACCGTGTTCTACGACTCCGGCTTCCTGATCGGCCTGAAGGGCTTCGTCGCCGCCGTGTTCGGCGGGCTGGCGAGCTACCCGATGGCGCTGGTCGGCGCGCTCGGGGTCGGTCTGCTCGAATCGTTCGGCTCGTTCTGGGCCAGCTCGTTCAAGGAGGTGATCGTGTTCACCTCCATCCTGCCGGTGCTCCTGTGGCGTTCGCTGCGTGACCCGCATACTGAGGAGGATTGA
- a CDS encoding acyl-CoA dehydrogenase family protein has protein sequence MSTWTPPLQRMQFVIEQVLDAPASWRAQPDFADLDADTAREVLEQAGRFAVEVIAPINGTGDTEGCRWDANAVKTPAGYPAAWKAFVDGGWPSLPCAPEDGGQGLPSLLNAALFEMLVSANHAWTMYPGLLHGAYEAIRHNAVPALRARYLPKVVSGEWLSTMNLTEPQAGSDLGLTRTRCEPVDPDAPVVNGAAVTVTGQKIFISGGDQDMTDNIVHLVLARLPGAPAGTKGLTLVLVPKFMPDGRRNGAWCDGIEKKMGIKGSATAQMRFENAEGWILGEPNAGLAAMFLMMNSARLHVGMQGLGHLEAACQIATAYARERLQLRAPNRPADADPAHKGPDPIVWHPAMRRTLLDLHAQCEGARVMAYWTAILLDESEHHPDATVRQERNDLVALLTPILKAFLTHLGHHGANEALGVLGGHGYVHDWGIEQHVRDSRIALIYEGTNEIQAIDLLMRKVLDRPQRLDLLLDVFRVEIDTLLAAQDDAAGTLRTWAATLTDEVETIVAATAELQAGRAAAPDRPFLVADDYLHALGHSLLAWSWARLARAALTDHDTARRDWLLTVTQHGRTWLLPAARWRWQRVADATLALGWIPG, from the coding sequence ATGAGCACCTGGACCCCGCCCCTGCAGCGCATGCAGTTTGTCATCGAGCAGGTGCTGGACGCGCCGGCTTCTTGGCGCGCCCAGCCCGACTTCGCCGACCTCGACGCCGACACCGCCCGCGAGGTGCTGGAGCAGGCCGGCCGCTTTGCCGTTGAGGTCATCGCGCCGATCAACGGCACCGGCGACACCGAAGGCTGCCGCTGGGACGCCAACGCGGTGAAGACACCCGCCGGCTACCCTGCGGCGTGGAAGGCGTTCGTCGACGGCGGCTGGCCTTCGCTGCCCTGCGCCCCGGAAGACGGTGGCCAGGGCCTGCCCAGCCTGCTGAACGCGGCGCTGTTCGAGATGCTCGTCTCGGCCAACCACGCCTGGACCATGTACCCGGGGCTGCTGCACGGCGCGTATGAAGCGATCCGCCACAACGCCGTGCCGGCGTTGCGTGCGCGTTACCTGCCGAAGGTCGTCAGCGGCGAGTGGCTCTCGACGATGAACCTGACCGAGCCGCAGGCCGGCAGCGACCTCGGCCTGACCCGCACCCGCTGCGAGCCGGTCGATCCGGACGCGCCGGTGGTCAACGGCGCGGCGGTCACCGTCACCGGCCAGAAGATCTTCATCTCCGGCGGCGACCAGGACATGACGGACAACATCGTCCACCTCGTGCTCGCCCGCCTGCCCGGCGCGCCCGCGGGGACCAAGGGCCTGACGCTGGTGCTGGTGCCCAAGTTCATGCCCGACGGCCGGCGCAACGGCGCGTGGTGCGACGGCATCGAGAAGAAGATGGGCATCAAGGGCAGCGCCACCGCCCAGATGCGCTTCGAGAACGCCGAAGGCTGGATCCTCGGCGAGCCGAACGCGGGGCTGGCCGCGATGTTCCTGATGATGAACTCGGCGCGGCTGCACGTCGGGATGCAAGGCCTCGGCCACCTGGAAGCCGCCTGCCAGATCGCCACCGCCTACGCCCGCGAGCGGCTGCAACTGCGCGCCCCGAATCGTCCGGCCGACGCCGATCCCGCGCACAAGGGACCGGACCCGATCGTCTGGCACCCCGCGATGCGCCGCACGCTGCTCGACCTGCACGCGCAGTGCGAGGGCGCGCGTGTCATGGCGTACTGGACGGCGATCCTGCTCGACGAGTCGGAGCACCACCCGGACGCCACCGTGCGCCAGGAGCGCAACGACCTGGTGGCGCTGCTGACGCCCATCCTCAAGGCCTTCCTCACCCACCTCGGCCACCACGGCGCCAACGAGGCCCTCGGCGTGCTCGGTGGTCATGGCTATGTGCACGACTGGGGCATCGAGCAGCATGTGCGCGACAGCCGCATCGCGCTGATCTACGAAGGCACCAACGAGATCCAGGCCATCGACCTGCTGATGCGCAAGGTGCTGGACCGGCCGCAGCGGCTGGACCTGCTGCTGGACGTGTTCCGCGTCGAGATCGACACGCTGCTGGCCGCCCAAGACGACGCCGCCGGCACGCTGCGCACCTGGGCCGCCACGCTCACCGACGAGGTCGAGACCATCGTCGCCGCCACCGCCGAGCTGCAGGCCGGCCGGGCGGCGGCGCCGGACCGGCCCTTCCTCGTCGCCGACGACTACCTGCACGCGCTCGGCCACAGCCTGCTGGCGTGGAGCTGGGCGCGGCTGGCCCGCGCCGCGCTGACCGACCACGACACCGCGCGGCGCGACTGGCTGCTCACCGTCACGCAGCACGGCCGCACCTGGCTGCTGCCCGCGGCGCGCTGGCGCTGGCAGCGTGTGGCGGACGCGACACTGGCGCTGGGCTGGATCCCGGGGTGA